Proteins encoded together in one Telopea speciosissima isolate NSW1024214 ecotype Mountain lineage chromosome 4, Tspe_v1, whole genome shotgun sequence window:
- the LOC122657932 gene encoding cysteine protease RD19A-like, which yields MAMFPSLRFALLVFVLSFIFCFAGTASAVSPDDESENLVIRQVVPNEDDLLLNTEHHFASFKRRFRKTYATLEEHAYRLGVFNANLRRARRHQILDPSAVHGVTQFSDLTPEEFRQNYLGLNPLRLPANARKAPILPTNDLPTDFDWRDSGAVTPVKNQGSCGSCWSFSTTGALEGANFLATGKLVSLSEQQLVECDHECDPEEPGSCDSGCSGGLMTSAFEYTLKAGGLMREEEYPYTGTDRGTCKFDKTKIAAKVANFSVVSLDEDQIAANLVKNGPLAVGINAVFMQTYIGGVSCPYICSKRLDHGVLLVGYGAEGYAPIRLKNKPYWIIKNSWGESWGEKGYYKICRGHNICGVDSLVSTVAAAHISQE from the exons ATGGCCATGTTTCCGTCTCTTCGCTTCGCTCTTCTCGTCTTCGTCTTGTCTTTCATATTCTGCTTCGCTGGAACAGCTTCTGCTGTTTCTCCGGACGATGAATCGGAGAATCTGGTGATCCGTCAAGTGGTGCCCAACGAAGATGATCTTCTATTGAACACCGAACACCACTTCGCCAGTTTCAAGAGGAGGTTCCGGAAGACCTACGCTACTCTGGAGGAGCACGCTTACCGATTGGGTGTCTTCAATGCTAATTTGCGACGTGCCAGGCGTCACCAGATCCTTGATCCCTCCGCTGTCCACGGCGTCACGCAGTTCTCCGACTTGACGCCCGAGGAGTTTCGCCAAAATTACCTCGGTTTGAACCCTCTCAGATTACCAGCCAATGCTCGTAAGGCTCCCATCCTCCCCACCAATGATCTCCCCACCGATTTCGATTGGAGAGATAGCGGCGCTGTTACTCCTGTTAAGAACCAG GGTTCTTGCGGATCTTGCTGGTCTTTCAGCACAACCGGAGCCTTGGAAGGAGCTAATTTTCTCGCTACGGGAAAGCTTGTCAGCCTCAGTGAGCAGCAACTTGTAGAGTGTGACCACGAG TGTGACCCAGAGGAGCCAGGTTCATGTGACTCTGGCTGCAGTGGGGGGCTAATGACCAGTGCCTTTGAATACACACTGAAAGCTGGTGGGCTTATGCGAGAGGAAGAGTACCCCTACACTGGGACTGATCGTGGTACCTGCAAATTTGACAAGACTAAGATTGCTGCTAAAGTGGCTAACTTCAGTGTTGTCTCTCTTGACGAAGATCAGATTGCGGCAAATCTTGTGAAAaatggtccacttgcag TGGGTATCAACGCGGTTTTCATGCAGACTTACATAGGTGGAGTTTCGTGCCCGTATATATGCTCTAAGCGGTTGGATCATGGGGTGCTTCTGGTGGGTTATGGCGCTGAAGGTTATGCTCCCATCCGTTTGAAGAACAAACCATACTGGATCATAAAGAACTCTTGGGGAGAAAGCTGGGGAGAGAAGGGTTACTACAAAATCTGTAGGGGTCACAATATCTGTGGGGTGGACTCGTTGGTCTCAACTGTGGCCGCTGCCCACATCTCACAAGAGTAG